AGCATCTGCAAATTGTAATGGAGTATTTCTAGTTTAATAATGGGATAAATGCGATATGGTTAGATATTGTACGATGAGACTCTCACATTTTTCATCAGATCTTTCACATAAATGTAATATAGCTATGTCCAATATATTGCCGAATATAatgtcatttattatttttggattttgcAAGTTTGAAAGACTTCTGATTGTCACTTcagagaaattcatttttcaaaagtaaaatTCGGAGTAATTTCAAGTGACTGTGacaatcttaatttttttgcaaataaatCCAAACCTACGTGAACGAGTTGTTAGCAACGAATTCCCGAATTCGTTGTGGTTAGTGGACAGTTCTGCTGGATGCTTTATCTAGGGTTCTACATACATAGTATACATAgtagtatgtacatacatgtattatagAGTTCAGTGGATTCTACACACCGTTCTACAACAAATAACAAGCCTTTACGCGAGATGGCGGACTGACAAAACTTGCTGGTTATGGAGGGAAGAGGCAAGGCACTATTCTCAATGGTACAGacaggaagaaagagagataaaGTCTTCAGTCGACGCTAGAGGTAATGCTGGTATATTTTCCCACGAAATTCAAAAGATAGGTCTATAATACTTCATATACTTCAACGAGTAGAGATTTTGTCAATGCTTCAAGCAAAGAAAACACTGTTATGAGTGAATTTGTGGTATCAAATTTGTTTGTCCTCCAATTGTCCCCTTGGGTCGATTTCCAAGCTTTGCAGCTGTGGCCTGTGATGTTGGATCACTGTTTGACTGTGCAACTTGTAGTGAACAATACGATGGTGCGACCAAGGATATACCCTTCTATAAGTGAGTTTACCTCGTTATGTTTTATTCTGTTGCAAGAAAAACCATATACATAACGATAAAATTCTGATTTTATAGAACTGTTGGGGCTGTAAGACAAAGCATGCCAAAGTAGGATCCAGTCCCTACAATCTTTGAGACAACTGAGAGGTTTGTGCTGTGCAATACATTTTATCACTGCCTATACTTTTAGATGTAAGTTTTTTTGATCATGAGAGTTTTAATAATCAACTAGGTAACAATCCAAGATTAAACAACCTCACTCGTTTGAAAtgactgaaaatatttgatcaaTGGTACGTGAATTGGATGACCTTGGTAATGAAGAACCACAGATCGTTAAAGCAGACGCATCCACCAATGATACGATGCCTTTATCGATCCAACCAGAAATTTGAGCTCTCAAAATTTGGTTCCCACATCAATCACAACAGAACATAATACTCAAATTGCTAcggatttattttcgacccatcagaaaaaaaatatttcagacatCCTTCCCAAATCGATTCAAACACCTGTGGTCACTTCAGTTGTGATGGCAGAAATCAGTTTCAAGAGTTCAAAACAAAGAAGGCAAAGTTcacaaaagagagaaatgtGCTTTTCAAAACCAATGAAAAGGTGAGAACTCATGTTCATCTCATACTTGATTCAAGATCATGGTGTCACTCAGACGTTCGCTTCTCCTACTTTCAATTCTTGGTCTTACATCCACTAACCGTTGATGGCAATCATTGGAAACGGTGGTTTGCAACAAACGCATTCATCCAGATGAAACTATGTAAAAATTTGCAGTAGTTTTGTTTGTGCCAAGTCTCTCATATTTCTATTTCCTGTGCAGAGACCGATTTTCAGACATTGTTCGATCTGATGTGACATTGCTGCAAGAACGTTCTCTCCTAGTTGAGCCTGAAGATCTCGAGCAGTTGACTTACAATGATGTAGCACAAATCTCTAGAAATCGGACAGATCTAAACAATTATATAGCAAAAGTAAGGTTGAATATGAAATCATTGCAACAACGCAACAAACGCCTGGAGCAACGTGCAACTGATCTCAAATCAATTGTTGCATTCTTGAAGAATAGGATCGTGGCAAAAGATTCTGCAGCTTTCAAGATGGTAAGTGTTTATGTTTGCAAGGATTCATGCATAACTTTTAAGCTGTGTTGATGCTGATTCGATGATGGTCATaacatttttaatcattttttgaaatgtGGAGCAGTATTACTAGCATTAAGACCAAAAACATCACACACTGAAACTTTGTGAAATGAgacaataaatttatcaattgcCTAGAATGCACCTATTGATATGCGCACAGTGACTGGAACACCTCTTGGGAAAGACGATCTACAACGAGCAACTGACCCATTGATGGATCATGATTATATTCCTTCTGCAAATCGGTCACTGATTAACATCCTGAGAAGACCATGATGTGTCGTTcagattattcatttttgtatcaTCATTGTGTGAATTACCTTGACCTACTAAACGTTGAGAGTTTTGTTTTGCTACTGTAGGTAAGTGGACAAATGTAATGACCATTTGATAATGTTATACAGTTTTATGTTGTCGGCGCTCTCAAATTACTACGATAGAAGCTCCTTATTCTCTAGCTACATAAGTAAATAGATTGAATATGCGAATGCATATGAtattgatcgaaaatttggaaattctctCGTCGTTAAGAGTTTGATACtgggtatttaattttttggcGGGTTTACATTAACTTTTTGGTGTGGCCGTTTTTTGGCAATAAATAACGCGTCAGACGTGGTCGACTAGCACTCATGAAAGCGTTATCCGGCAAGTCAGCTCACCGAAGGTAGAATTTCTGATGGTTGTTGTCAGAAGATGGAATCACTGAATCAATAAAGAATcatcaaaaaaaacaataccgTCATAAGAATTTGTTATGAACGATACCTGTGTTCAGGATATTTTCTCGTACATTACAGAGGTAATCAAAAAATACGGAACAATCTatccattttttgttcaaattataGTGGATAATTAAGCAGAACATCTTGTCGCGCAAGTTCTAACAACATAGgatcatcgaaaaatttatttatggaAACGTCTTCTGATAGACCCTTGCGTCTCCTTGTTTTGAGCATGAATTCTCTAGCTAAATGTGTAGCTGGCTGAGGTTCAAGTGGCCTGATAGTTATGCTTTTATCCAACGGATCTCCAGGAACAATTTGCCAGTGGTGGAATACCGAAAGACAGAATGCCTGGCCTTGCGTATGCGTTCGGAGGTCAGTTTCAAATCCGAAACTATCTATTGCTGGTATAAAGGCCTTTATCGTATACAAAGGGCTTCCAGGTACAGGTGCATCTTGTGTAACATGCCCACGGCGTTTTGCTAAAACGGTGTAAACTGCAGACACACAATCCGCGGGTGCTTGAACTTCCACAAACAAATATGGCTCCATTAACCGAGGGGTTGCCATCAAGAATGCTGAATAAGCCACTCTTCTCGCTGTCGGAATTATCTGGCCACCTGTTGACGcaggataataataagaataagattCATGATCATATTATCAATAACACCaccaacagcaacaacaataataatagtaatagtaatgaCAAACGCTAGTGAAATGTCTTTTAAGAATGCTACGATGTTGAGCTTTCATTACTCACCTCCTCGATGTAGAGGCTCCTGTGCAATAACAGCGtccaaaattttgaatttcacgtTTCTGATCGGCTCTTCAGCAAGAGGTCCTTCTCGAGTTCCCCATTGAAATCCCTGAACAATGGCGTCCCTTGCGCTGCCTAGTAACGTCTTATCGACCTCGGAGGGCAGTGTGTCATCTACTAAAATATTTGGACCAGTGGAATCAGGACCAAAAGCCCAGATGCTACGCGCGGCCAATAAATCCCAGTCATATTTGGTCTGGAAAAATTCACCTAGGCGCTTTTTGTTCCATGTAATTCGCACGTGTTCCGCTTCTATATCTTCGGCTAATCCTCTCTCCAGAGGTTCTGCGATCATCGtcaatttgttctttttattggGAGTTTCAGCAAAACATTTGAGGGAACTAGTTTCAACTACGGTTTCGGCAAAGGCTACGACCGGATCTGCAACCTTGATATCAATTTCGGAATACATCCGTCGGAGATCGTGCATGGCGCAATCCAAGTAAAGCTCTCCTGTGCCAAGAACTACGTGTTCACCACTTTCTTCGACTCTTGTACCAAGAAGTGGGTAACTTTTGTTGACTTTTCGTAACCCATCCAACATTTTCGGTAATTCTGAAGGGTTCACAGGCTCTACAGCTATCTTGATCACACTTTGTGTGTTGAATTTTAATGGGCGGAAAATATGAAGGTCATCAGAATTACTGAGATCTGTGATTGTGCTGGTCTTGACTATTGGCCTGTCAATTCCTTCGATCAAAACCCAGTTTCCCGCTGGTACTCGATTCAATTCTATAGAATAACGAGCCTCACTGATCCACAACCGACCGACAGTTAAAATTCGGGAATCTTCTTCATCAGCTTTTGAATATGCTTCACCCAGCACTCGCACACGTGCTCCTGCCTCAAGCGTCCCTGACATCACCCTTCCAAGCACAACGAAAAGAGTGCAGTCTTCGGTAGGATACATTTTCGTACTGTGAACCATTAGTTGTCCCTGGAAACGTAGAATTGTTAAATGATTGTGTTAGTTCAGTTCAATAATAGGAAATGAAATGGTAGGCGTACGTCTGGATCACAGTTGGCCATATCTTTTGCTAGGAGCGAATCCGGAGGTCCTGTATAAACGTGCTGAACTTTAACCGGCGCATGTGAATGTGGGCTTGGTACATGAGCTACGCACATATCTACAAGCCCGCTCATATCACCCAAGAAACGCGTGCAGACCAATCTAAGTAAGGGTCTaatgttcattttcatttcttcagaGCTTAACCTGATCCCCAATTCTTCTAGAACTAGAACAGAAGTGATGGTTAAACGttggagggtaaaaaaattgtctcatTCTTGTAGGGTGCACAATATTTAATACATACCATCTGGAAGTGTGGAATCGACGTCGCCAATGACTTGAGCAAAGATCTTATAAAGCGGTTCAAGAATAAATTCTATAAAACTACGTTGAGCGGTATTGTGTGGTGGCTTTTTTGTAAACTTTCGGGTTTTGGAATTAAAATAAACGTCACCCCATAACCTTTTTGAGAATTCGGTAGCATTGAGTTGTGGGTGATTTTTCGCATACAGAGCAGCGAATGATCTGAGTGTAAAACACACATTGTATTCAGAGCTTGCAAAGCACACGTTTCCTAAAGCTGGGGAAACAAAACAAGGATTCTCTGAATCAGAGTAAAGTGCAATAAGCCCATTTATCTCTTCTATGATGTGGCGCAACTTGTAATAAGCGTCGAGCGGAGGCAATTTCAATTCTAGTATGAGTCGATCTACTTTGTTAATGCAGACCGTCAAGGCCAGTTTCTCCTGTAGCGCATGCTTGAGCAGGCGCTCGGTATTCAGCATTACACCTTCAGCTGCATCAACGACCAAAACAGCTCCATCCGACATCCGAATGGCGGCAGTTGCTTCGTCGGAAAAGTTAACGTGACCAGGAGTGTCGAATACATTTAACAAATATGATTTTGCTTTCACATCTTGAAGCAACAGAGTAACCGGTGTAGCCTTAGTGGAAACTCCTCGTTGCTGCTCGGTAAAAAGAGTATCGGTGTACCTATAAGAAAGATCAACACAATTAATGTAAAAAGTAGATTTTTTACGCTTTCTTCATTTAATCTAGACAGGGTTCTCACCTTAGTGGTTTTTCATCAGTGATACTATGCATGTATGGGTGGGTCTGACGTACAAGGCAGTCAACAAGGGTGGTTTTGCCATGATGGAGATGGCCGAGAAGTACCACGTTTCTGATAAGGTGTGGAGCATCCATCATATCTGCGAGAAACTCGATACTGTAAGTAGTATCTGGCAATTGCTGTTGTTTAATTTGAAACTTGGGCCTTCTGGTGGGTGCGATCAGTGGTTTATCTAGCGGCTGCGCGTCCTCTTCTTGGACTAGTGTTTCCACctgttaaaaattatttaaattttttcacaataatctagacaaaatttttgtttctaccTGGAATATTACCTCTGGTCCATACACCTCCAAGGCGCTGGGATAGTAGCGTTTATCCTCGTGGAGGACAACAGCTAGAGTGGATTGATCTGGGTGATCACGAGCCTCGTCTTTATCATCCTCCATTTCTTCATCGGATCTCTCCCGATCTTCAGTATCGTCTCCCCCATTGCCATATTCAGGCTCTTCTTCACTTTCCGAAGCTAAATCAGGGCCAATATAATTCCCAAACTCATCATACAGGTCCGCATCCATCGTAATATGCTGTGTTGATGTtatcaacaaaaaacaaatgatcAATGAAATTGTACATACAAAACGTAAGCAAACCGGTGTACACGTTTTGGTATGAAATTGATGATCAAACGAACTTACTGTGAAGTTCGATCACAATTATGTGAGTTACTTGTTCGATGTTAAGCAATAGCTGATGGACGAGTAACTATATTGgcagaaattaaaatacaccaagtacgtacgtacgtatttgaAATCAGGTACTACAAATAATACCGGTACAGGTTAAAAACGCGAAATTTGTGCATCCATAGCTGATCTTGAACAAGTCCTGAACTGGCCTGAAACGCCTGAGCCAAGCAATCGTCAGCACTTCCCTTGAAACACAAAAAACGGTGGCAGCACTGACAGCTCCACTCCGAAAATTGGAGCGCGATATTCATTTGAACATTTAAAATTGCACGACTACCTCAGAatagttttttgatccaattcATTCAACAGACTACAATTTTATCGTTGAGATGTCTCGCCAAAATTCATCCGAGTCGTTGGGCTATAGTAAACTGTTTGATCCCTGTGATAAAATTCCCGATTTCAAGATAGGTAAAAGTGACGTATGATTTTTAATCATCCTCAAATATTTGGTAAATTCTCTGGTATTAATTTACAGGCGATTCTTTACGTAAAGCTTTATGCTTCCAAGAACGATTAATAGTGAGCCTGAAAGATAATCTCACCTCAGATACAAAGCCGGTAGGTGGTTACTGTATTTCAGTTGAAGGAATCGGTTCAGAAGGCCAGGAATTCATGATACAAGTATTATCATCCTTAACTGTGAATGATAGATTTGCTGGATTAAAAGTCATCGGCTCAACTACGGCAAAATTGCATTGCttggaagagaagagaactGAGTAAGCGTGTCGGGACAACATGGAGTTACTCTAATCAACTTTAGACAAAACtgcaatttattaattttttaaatcttatGAAAGATACGTTCAGAAATGTGATGGGTTGCATGAgaagataatattttttggaTTAAAAGATGACATCTACCATTTGGAGGGTGAAGATTCATGTCCCCGTGATAAATCCTGCTGGAAGAAAGATTTACCCTTGTGTTCCAATGGAGACATAATAACCGAAGGTACCAGCGTCCTATTGATGAGATATCTTGCTCTGACCAACTATCATGGGAATTTATCTTTCCAGAGCATAATGATAGATGGACAGCTTGCAACAAGTAATTATGTAAGCTATCGGTTTATTTCCATACATTGTAATTGTGGAGTAAATTCTTAATCTGATATTTTATAGAGATGCTCCGAAGCAACACATATGAAATATCACGGTCACGTCATTAAGGTTTATATGGTAGAGCGTAAAATACAAGAAGAATGTGGACTCATCCATAACATCAAGACGTACATGACCAGGAACGGATATATTTTGCGGCATGATTGGTTAGAAGAACAGTACTTGTTACAAATCAATCCACTGATTGATCCAAATATACTTGGTACCAACCAACCGAAAATCAGTGCCCCATTGAGATCAAGGTGGGGCAGTGATGTGGAAATATTGTCCATGTATCTGGATACAAAGGTTTGGATTTATAAGATAATTTCTGATTCTACTGGTCTGGTAAcatttttacataattttgaataattttgtacaCAAAAGACGTTCAAAATGGCTCAACAAGTGAAATACATCACCGATCACCCTCAAATTGCACGACTGATCAGCGATTACACCCAGACTTTGATAGCTGGTAA
This region of Athalia rosae chromosome 7, iyAthRosa1.1, whole genome shotgun sequence genomic DNA includes:
- the LOC105685671 gene encoding uncharacterized protein LOC105685671 isoform X2, which produces MAEISFKSSKQRRQSSQKREMCFSKPMKRDRFSDIVRSDVTLLQERSLLVEPEDLEQLTYNDVAQISRNRTDLNNYIAKVRLNMKSLQQRNKRLEQRATDLKSIVAFLKNRIVAKDSAAFKM
- the LOC105685671 gene encoding uncharacterized protein LOC105685671 isoform X1 encodes the protein MAEISFKSSKQRRQSSQKREMCFSKPMKRDRFSDIVRSDVTLLQERSLLVEPEDLEQLTYNDVAQISRNRTDLNNYIAKVRLNMKSLQQRNKRLEQRATDLKSIVAFLKNRIVAKDSAAFKMNAPIDMRTVTGTPLGKDDLQRATDPLMDHDYIPSANRSLINILRRP
- the LOC105685663 gene encoding 116 kDa U5 small nuclear ribonucleoprotein component; translated protein: MDADLYDEFGNYIGPDLASESEEEPEYGNGGDDTEDRERSDEEMEDDKDEARDHPDQSTLAVVLHEDKRYYPSALEVYGPEVETLVQEEDAQPLDKPLIAPTRRPKFQIKQQQLPDTTYSIEFLADMMDAPHLIRNVVLLGHLHHGKTTLVDCLVRQTHPYMHSITDEKPLRYTDTLFTEQQRGVSTKATPVTLLLQDVKAKSYLLNVFDTPGHVNFSDEATAAIRMSDGAVLVVDAAEGVMLNTERLLKHALQEKLALTVCINKVDRLILELKLPPLDAYYKLRHIIEEINGLIALYSDSENPCFVSPALGNVCFASSEYNVCFTLRSFAALYAKNHPQLNATEFSKRLWGDVYFNSKTRKFTKKPPHNTAQRSFIEFILEPLYKIFAQVIGDVDSTLPDVLEELGIRLSSEEMKMNIRPLLRLVCTRFLGDMSGLVDMCVAHVPSPHSHAPVKVQHVYTGPPDSLLAKDMANCDPDGQLMVHSTKMYPTEDCTLFVVLGRVMSGTLEAGARVRVLGEAYSKADEEDSRILTVGRLWISEARYSIELNRVPAGNWVLIEGIDRPIVKTSTITDLSNSDDLHIFRPLKFNTQSVIKIAVEPVNPSELPKMLDGLRKVNKSYPLLGTRVEESGEHVVLGTGELYLDCAMHDLRRMYSEIDIKVADPVVAFAETVVETSSLKCFAETPNKKNKLTMIAEPLERGLAEDIEAEHVRITWNKKRLGEFFQTKYDWDLLAARSIWAFGPDSTGPNILVDDTLPSEVDKTLLGSARDAIVQGFQWGTREGPLAEEPIRNVKFKILDAVIAQEPLHRGGGQIIPTARRVAYSAFLMATPRLMEPYLFVEVQAPADCVSAVYTVLAKRRGHVTQDAPVPGSPLYTIKAFIPAIDSFGFETDLRTHTQGQAFCLSVFHHWQIVPGDPLDKSITIRPLEPQPATHLAREFMLKTRRRKGLSEDVSINKFFDDPMLLELARQDVLLNYPL
- the LOC105685677 gene encoding uncharacterized protein LOC105685677 isoform X2, encoding MSRQNSSESLGYSKLFDPCDKIPDFKIGDSLRKALCFQERLIVSLKDNLTSDTKPVGGYCISVEGIGSEGQEFMIQVLSSLTVNDRFAGLKVIGSTTAKLHCLEEKRTEYVQKCDGLHEKIIFFGLKDDIYHLEGEDSCPRDKSCWKKDLPLCSNGDIITEGTSVLLMRYLALTNYHGNLSFQSIMIDGQLATSNYRCSEATHMKYHGHVIKVYMVERKIQEECGLIHNIKTYMTRNGYILRHDWLEEQYLLQINPLIDPNILGTNQPKISAPLRSRWGSDVEILSMYLDTK
- the LOC105685677 gene encoding uncharacterized protein LOC105685677 isoform X1, producing the protein MSRQNSSESLGYSKLFDPCDKIPDFKIGDSLRKALCFQERLIVSLKDNLTSDTKPVGGYCISVEGIGSEGQEFMIQVLSSLTVNDRFAGLKVIGSTTAKLHCLEEKRTEYVQKCDGLHEKIIFFGLKDDIYHLEGEDSCPRDKSCWKKDLPLCSNGDIITEGTSVLLMRYLALTNYHGNLSFQSIMIDGQLATSNYRCSEATHMKYHGHVIKVYMVERKIQEECGLIHNIKTYMTRNGYILRHDWLEEQYLLQINPLIDPNILGTNQPKISAPLRSRWGSDVEILSMYLDTKVWIYKIISDSTGLVTFLHNFE